ACCTCAGCCCGCCAGGGTTTCAGTGGCGGCGGCTGTTTCAGGCCTGGCTGCCGTTCACGGTCAAGCTCTCGGTCACATTCCCCAACGGAATGCTGCATATTCTGAATGCGGCCAGCCCCATTTCAGCCCGCAAGACCCGCGTATTTTCGCCCCTCTGCCGCAACTTTGATAAAGACGCGCCTCTGGAAGAAACGCTGGCCTTCAACCACCAGGTTTTTGGCGAAGATAAGGAAATTGTCGAGGAACTCTGGCCTGAGGATTTGCCGATTAACCTGGCGGATGAAGTCCACATCGCGGGCGACAAAAGCTCCATTACCTACCGCAAGCTGCTGGCCAAGCTGGGACTGGGGCGATCGTTTACGAGCTAATTGATTCGCAAATGCACTTGCGTAAATCGCGCTAAATCGCGCAAGTCAGATCGCCGGCCCGCTGGCTGAAGCGGAGGTTTTCGCTATAGTCGATGGGGCAATCGATGATGGCAGGTACGTCTTGCGCTAGGGCTTCCTTGAGCGTAGGGATAAAGTCGGTAGTGGCGGAGATACGATAGCCTTTCAGCCCCATACTTTCCGCTAGTTTCACAAAGTCGGGATTGGTGAACTTGATAAACGCCGACTCGCCGAAGTGGTTGTGCTGCTTCCATTCGATCAGCCCGTAGCCGCCATCGTTGAAGATAATGGTGACGAACGGCGTGCCGATGCGGAGCGCGGTTTCTAGCTCCTGATTGTTCATCATGAAGCCGCCATCCCCCGTCACGGCGACCACCTTGCGGTTTGGGGCGACCAGCTTGGCGGCGATCGCCCCTGGTATAGCAATCCCCATTGCCGCGAAACCGTTGGAGATAATGCAGGTGTTGGGGCGATCGCAGTGATAGTGTCTCGCCATCCACATCTTGTGCGCTCCCACGTCCGAAATGACGATATCTTCTGGCCCCATCACCGTTCGCAGATCATAGATTAATTTTTGTGGCTTGACGGGAAAGCTATCGTCCTTGGCGTGCTCCTCATAGTCAGCCAAGATATCTTTTCGCAGGTGAATGGCGTAGGGTTCGGGCTTGTCTTGGCGATCGCTCCGCCGCAGAATTTCCTCTAGCGAATCGGAGATATCGCCAATCACTTCTGCCAGCGGAATATAGCTGCTGTCGATTTCCGCAGGGGTGGCGTTGATGTGAATAATCGGGATCTCCCCCGTCGGATTCCAGCGCTTGGGCGAATACTCGATCAGGTCGTAGCCGATGGCAATCACCAGGTCAGTATTGTCAAACCCGCAGCTAATGAAGTCACGCTGCTGCAAGCCCACCGTCCACAGGGCCAGGCGATCGGTGTAGGGAATCACGCCCTTGCCCATGAAGGTATTGGCGACGGGAATATTGAGCGATCGCGCAAAGTGGGTCACCGCATCACTGGCATAGGAGCGAATTGCGCCATTCCCCACCAGGATGATGGGATTCTGGGCTTGCGAAATGGCAGCGGCCGCCCGTTCAATGCTGTTGAACGATGCATACACTTTTTCGATCGCCTCTTTTCGCAGTGGCGTTCCCTCCACCGTCATTGCCGCGATATTTTCCGGGAGGTCAATGTGTACGGCACCGGGTTTTTCGCTTTGTGCAATCTTGAACGCCTTGCGGACAATTTCTGGGGTAATGCTTGGTCGCACGATTTGCGCGTTCCATTTCGTGACGGGTGAAAACATGGCGACCAGATCGAGATACTGATGCGATTCAATATGCATCCGATCCGTACCCACTTGTCCGGTAATGGCCACCAGCGGCGCACGGTCTAGATTGGCATCCGCTACGCCCGTCATCAGGTTCGTCGCGCCGGGCCCCAGCGTAGACAAACACACGCCCGCCTTGCCCGTCAGCCGCCCATACACATCCGCCATAAACGCCGCACCCTGTTCATGTCGCGTGGTGATGAAGCGGATTGACGAGTGCTTCAGCGCCTCCAAGACATGCAGGTTTTCCTCACCTGGCAAACCAAAGATGTATTCCACACCTTCGTTTTCCAGACATTTCACAAGCAGTTCGGCGGTGTTGAGAGAGGTCATGCGAGAGGTCATACGGGTTTCCTGTAGGTTGATAGGTTGAGGGACTGGATGCGGATGCGAATCAGAAAAAGGCCATGAGGCGTGTTATTGGGCGGGTAGGTATTTAGAGAACTTAGAGAATTAGAGAACTAATTCGTCCCCTTACTTAACCCAGACAGTTTTGACGTTGACGAATTCCAGAATGCCTTCGCGGCCGAGTTCGCGGCCATAGCCAGAGCGCTTGATGCCACCAAAAGGCAGGCGCGGATCCGATTTCACCATGCCGTTGAGGAAGACGCTGCCTGCTTCCAGTTCTGCGATGAGGCGATCGCCCTCTTCAGGAATTTGCGTCCAGGCGCTCGCACCCAGCCCAAAGGGGGTGCTGTTAGCAAGACGAATGGCAGCCTCCAGGTCGGGCACACGGAAGACCGTGGCGACGGGGCCAAAGATTTCTTCCTGGGCAATGGGGGCATCGGGCGGCACATCGACGATAATCGTCGGCGGGTAAAAATTGCCCTGGCTCAGTTTGGCATCAGCTTTGGTGGGCACGTCATCCGGGTCGCCGCCGATCAGCACCCTGCCGCCCGCCTCGATGCAGGCTTCTACTTGGTGGTGAACTTCGTGCAAAATGGCAGGCGTGGCCAGCGGCCCAATCTGGGTTTCGGGCAAAAGCGGATTGCCAATTTTCAGGGCTTTGTATTTCTCGACTAAGGCATTGAGAAACGCATCGGCGATCGCCTCTTGTACGATAAAGCGCTTGGCCGCAATGCAGGACTGACCATTGTTAATCATGCGGGCCGTCACAGCAGTAGACACGGCTAAGTCTAGATCAGCGCTGGCCATGACGACGAACGGATCGCTGCCGCCCAGCTCCAGCACGGTTTTCTTGAGAGACTTCCCCGCAGTAGAGGCGAGGCTGGCTCCGGCGGGTTCGCTGCCCGTCAGCGTGGCGGCCTTGATGCGATCGTCCGCAACGATTTGCGCTACCTTATCCGCGCCAATCAGCAGCGTTTGAAAGGCCCCTTTGGGAAAACCGCCCCGTTCTAAAATGTCCTGAATTGCCAGGGCCGACTGGGGCACGTTGGAGGCATGTTTCAGCAGACCGACGTTGCCCGCCATCAGCGCCGGAGCCGCAAACCGAAACACCTGCCAGAAGGGAAAATTCCACGGCATCACCGCCAGCACAATCCCCAGCGGCTGATACATGACGTAGCTACGGCTGGCATCGGTTTCGATGGGCACGGGCGCGAGGAATTTCTCGGCGTTTTCGGCATAAAAGCGGCAGACCCAGGCGGATTTTTCCACTTCGGCAACCGACGGGCCGATGGGCTTGCCCATCTCCAGGGTCATTAATTTGCCAAATTCTGCTTTTTCCTGTTCTAGAATTTCGGCAGCGGCGTAGAGCCACTGGGCCCGCTGGGCCAAGGGGGTGTGGCGATAAGACTCGAACATGTGTTGGGCTGCGTCGATGGCGCGGGCGATCGCCCCATCGGTCAGTGCGTCAAATGTTTGTAGCGTTTCGCCAGTCGCCGGGTTTACTGTAGCGATTCCCATGACTAAACCTCCTTTCATTGCAAGGAGCGGACGCGCAAGCGCCTTAACCTTCTCAACTCTAACGTGCTGATTTTGCAAGGCTCGACGGAATTGTCTCAACTTGTTGCGATTTGGTGACAGGGCGATCGCCCCTTCCAGCCGCTTGCTCAGCGCCGAACCCTGCCCAGATCCCTAGCTCAACCGGGCTTCTTCCTTTCTAGTCTTCCAAGAAAAATCGGCGGTAGACGCAGAACGTTGGAAATATTGACAAAGTGTGACGAATTTAACAATTTGAGCCGCGCCAGTCGATCGTTCTAGTCACAGCCTAAAGCCAGCGCAGAAATCCATAGAAAAAATGCTTTTCTTGGCAACCTTGTAATAGACTAGAGTCTATAAGAATTCGGAATGATCTTGTCCTATCGACGTATCCCTTCATCTGCGCTCTTGACCGCGCTTTCTTTACGAGGAGGCTCTTGTGATTCACGCGACGCTGCATCAGCTCAAGGTCTTTGAGGCAACGGCCCGGCACGGCAGCTTTACGCGGGCGGCGGAGGAGCTATTTCTGACCCAGCCCACCGTGTCCATGCAGGTAAAGCAGCTAACCAAGGCAATCGGCCTGCCCCTGTTCGAGCAAGTCGGCAAACGACTGTTTTTGACCGATGCAGGACGGGAGCTATTTTCCACCTGTCAGGAGATTTTTGGCAAGCTGGAACAGTTGGAAATGAGCATTGCCGACCTGAAAGGCATGAAGCAGGGCCGGCTGCGGCTAGCGGTCATCACGACGGCAAAATACTTTCTGCCGCGCCTGCTCGGCCCCTTTTGCCAAAAATATCCCGGCGTCGATATTTCCCTCACGGTCACCAACCATGAACGTGTGATCGAGCGCCTGGGCAACAACCAGGACGACCTCTACGTGATGAGCCAGTTGCCGGAAAATCTGGACATCGTGGCCCACCCGTTTTTGGATAACCCGCTGGTGGTGATTGGCCCCAAAACCCATCCCCTGGCAAAAGAAAAGAACATTTCCCTAGAGCGGCTGGCAGAAGAAACTTTCATTATGCGGGAGCCGGGATCGGGCACACGCCGCGCCTTTCAGAAGTTGCTGGATGACCACGACCTGTCGGTGCGGGTGCGGCTGGAATTGGGCAGCAATGAGGCCATTAAGCAGGCGATCGCCGGAGGGCTGGGGCTGGCAGTTCTGTCGTCGCACACCATCGCTCACGACGGCTCGATGGGCGAACTGATGGCCTTCGATGTCGAAGGTTTCCCAATTCCCCGCAAGTGGTACGTCGTCCACCTGTCGGGCAAGCAGCTTTCGGTCGTCGCCTCCACCTTCCTCGACTACCTGCAAGTCGCCGCCGCCCAAATGGAAGAAACAGGCGTAATTCCCACGCTAGTTTAGGCTTCCTGCACCTGCCGTTTAGCCTCATCAGCCTCTCTGCGAACTGGATAAACGGCGTAGTTTTCACGCTAGTTTAGGCTTCTTGCACCTGCCCAGTTTCCAAGCATCAGCCTTCTTAAGCAGCGGGTCAACCTGCAAACTTGCCCAGCCCCAAACCCAATCCAGGGTCTAAATCCAAAATCTAAAATCCAAAATCTAAAATCCCCACCCCAAAATCCCACGCAACGCCCACCCCGGATTAAAATCAAGCTTGCTCTTCATCTCCCCTGGTGCGTATGGCGGACATTTTGGATGGCAAGGCGCTGGCTCAAACACTTCAGACAGACCTGGCGCAGCAAATCGCAAAGATCAAAGCGGCAGGAGGGCGATCGCCCGGTCTAGCCGTCCTCATGGTGGGCGACAACCCCGCCAGCGCCGCCTACGTCCGCAACAAAGAACGCGCCTGCGAGAAACTGGGCATGGTGTCCTTGGGCAAGCATTTTCCCGCCAATACGACTCAAGCAGAACTGTCGCAGGTCATCGACGAACTCAACCACGATGATCGCGTAGACGGCATACTGGTGCAGCTTCCTCTGCCCGATCACCTGGATTCCGTCGCCCTGCTCAACCAAATTCACCCCGACAAAGATGCCGACGGGCTGCACCCCATGAACTTGGGTCGCTTGGTGCGCGGCGAAGTGGGGCTACAAAGCTGCACCCCCGCAGGCGTGATGAAGCTGCTGGAGGAATATCACATCGACCCCAGGGGCAAACATGCTGTCGTCATCGGGCGCAGCATCCTGGTCGGCAAGCCCCTCGGCCTGATGCTGCTAGCCCAAGATGCCACCGTCACGATGGCCCATTCCCGCACCCCCGACCTGCCTGCTGTTGCCCGCTCTGCCGATATCCTGGTCGCCGCCGTGGGCCGCCCCAACCTGATCACTGCCGATATGGTGAAGCCCGGAGCCGTTGTGATTGATGTGGGCATCAACCGCATCACCGACGACGGCGGCGGCCGTTTGGTGGGCGACGTAGACTTTGCATCGGTCAAAGACGTGGCCTCCTGGATCACGCCCGTCCCCGGCGGCGTTGGGCCGATGACCGTAACGATGCTGATGGCAAATACGGTGTGGAGTTATTTAAGGAGAGTGGCGGGGTGACGGACGGAAAAAACGAAAAACGGAACTTCTTCGTTCTTCGTTCTTCTCTCTTCGTTCTTCTCTTTTCCCTTACACCAACACTCCATCACCCCTATCCCCTGACCCCTGACCCCTAATCCTTGGCCCCTAATCTGTACATTCCGACCCTCATCCGGGGTACATTGGATTGCGTCTAGATTAATGTGCTAGATCCGTTCAGTTGGCCGAAGATTGGCCAATTTATCACCCTGACTGAGGGCAGAATTCCAGGAAATTGGCATGGTGGCGACTCAAGTTTTTGATTTATCGGGTTATTTGGCAGAACGACAGGCGATCGTAGAAGCGGCGCTGGATCAATCCCTTCCGGTGGTCTATCCCGAAACGATCTACGAGTCGATGCGCTATTCCCTGATGGCGGGGGGCAAGCGGCTGCGGCCGATTTTGTGCCTGGCGACTTGCGAGATGTTGGGCGGCACGGTAGAAATGGCGCTGCCGACGGCCTGTGCGCTAGAGATGATTCATACCATGTCGCTGATTCACGATGATCTGCCTGCGATGGACAACGACGACTATCGCCGGGGCAAACTCACGAATCATAAGGTTTACGGCGAGGACATCGCGATTCTGGCGGGCGATGGCCTTTTGACCTATGCATTTGAATACATTGCTGCAAGAACGACGGGCGTGCCGAGCGATCGCACGCTTCAGGTGATTGTCCACCTCAGTCGGGCAGTCGGCGCGGCGGGTCTGGTGGGCGGACAGGTTGTAGATCTGGAGTCGGAAGGGAAGCCGGACGTGACCCTGGAAACGCTGACCTGGATTCATCGCCACAAGACCGGGGCGCTGCTAGAAGCATCGGTCGTCTGTGGGGCGATCCTGGCAGGCGCTTCGGCAGAAGATCAGCAGCGGCTATCTAGATATTCGCAAGATATTGGGCTGGCGTTCCAGATTGTGGATGACGTGCTGGATTTGACCGCTACGCCGGAGGAATTGGGGAAATCTGTTGGCAAAGACCTACAGGCTCAAAAGGCAACTTATCCCAGTTTTTGGGACATTGAAGAATCGAAGCGGCAGGCGGCGCAACTGATCGCCAGCGCCAAGGCAGAACTGTCTCCCTATGGCACTCGTGCCCAGCCGCTTTTGGCGATCGCCGACTATATCACTGCCCGAACGCACTAGGGGGAGCAACCTCATGCAGGATTTTGGTCAGGTCTTTCAAAACGTCGTGCTGTGGGTTGCAGTAGCGGCCTGCCTCATTGCCCAAGTGCTGAAGCTAATCGTGGAACTGGCCCGTAACGGCAAGGTCAGCTTTCGCACGGTTGTCAACACGGGCGGAATGCCCAGCGCCCATTCTGCATTCGTCACGGCGCTCGCCTGTGGCGTGGGGCAATCTTCCGGCTGGGAGAGTCCTGAGTTTGCGGTGGCGGTGGTGTTTGCCATTATCGTTATGTACGACGCGGCAGGGGTGCGGCAGGCGGCAGGCAAGCAGGCCCGCGTGCTGAACAAAATCGTGGGCGAGTTTTTTGAAGATGCCGAATTTCACGAAGAGCGGCTCAAGGAACTGCTCGGACACACGCCCGTTCAGGTGATTGCGGGCTGTGCCCTGGGCGTTGTGGTCTCCTGGCTGGCGGCAAAAGCCTATTGAATCCTGCTGATTCTTGATTTTGGATCTGCGATTTTGGATTCTGGATTTGCGATTTTGGACTGCCTGTCAAGTATTTGCAGGGTTTCCAGCAATTGCATTTACAGCGCCACTAAATTTGTAGTGCCAATAATTTGTAGTGCCACTAAAGCGCCACTAAAGCACCACTAACTCATAGCGCTACTAACTTGTAGCGCCCCTAATCGTAACTCCACTAACTGATAACGCCTAACGCTACTGAAGAGAGTTGAGGCTATCCGCCGACCGGCCGGAGTCCTGCAATTTGGCGACCATCGACAATCAGGGTGACAAAGCCGCGATCGCTCAAGTCTCGTAGCAATCCAGCGGCGATCGCCCAGTCGTTGGTGCTGGTTACCAGCAGATGCGGGCGCTGGTCGTAGGTGACAACCGTGACGCGGCGACCCGTGACCTGCTGCACCTGATCCAGCAAATCCAGGCGATTGTAATGATTCACCAGCACGGCGTAGCTGATGGGGCCTGGCTGCGGCGTGGGGTTGGGCGCAGTGGCCACGGTGGTAAAGGCACGATAGCCAAACGCTCGATTCAGGTAATCCGCCCAGTCGCGGGCCAGAGCAGGCGTAGCAAAGCCGCCAATGCGGGTGACGTTTAGCCCCAAATAATCGCAAACCGTCAGGCTGGCGTTGCGTGGCACGACAGACCGCAGTTGCTCCAGCGTGTTGGGGGTCTGATTTAGCACCATCACCAGCGTTTCGCTAGACTGGGGCGGCAGGCAGGCGGGCAGTCCTTGGGCGATTCGCGAAGCAATCCCTATGGGAATCGCCCCCGACGGCACTAGACGAGCCTGCGCCCAAGCCCCCGCACTGGCATTGCCCAAAATTGCTAAACTGCATAGCGCCACCGTTCCCCAGCCCCAATCCCGCATAACCCGCTCAATCCTTACGCTGCAACGCTAATCTACTACAGCAGCATAGCCCGCTCCAACCGGATTTTTTTAAACTAAGCCTGCTTCATTGCCTGCTTTATCTCCGTGCAGATAAATCTTTTTCTCCCGTTTGCCCATGCTTCCCCTCACGCTCATCATCGGCAACAAAAACTACTCCTCTTGGTCTTTGCGGCCGTGGCTGGCGATGCACCAAATGGCCGTGCCCTTTACCGAAATTCGGCTACCGCTAGATACGCCAGAGTTTCACGCGCAGATCGAGCGCTACTCGCCATCGCGGCGGGTTCCTGCGCTGCGGCAGGGCGATTGGGTCATTTGGGAATCGCTGGCGATTTGTGAGTATGTTGCAGAACTGTTTCCCGATCGCCCTTGGTATCCCGCCGATCCTCAGGTGAGGGCGATCGCCCGCGCAGTGAGCCACGAAATGCACGCTGGCTTTGCCAAACTGCGGACTCATATGCCGATGGACGTGCGATCGCGCTATCCAGGCAAAGGCCGCGCTCCAGGCGTGCAGGCTGATATCGACCGCATCACATCCCTGTGGCGCGAATGCCGCAGCACCTACGGCAGCGGGGGTGAGTTTCCGTTTGGTGGCTTCGGCATTGCCGATGCAATGTATGCCCCGGTAGTATCGCGCTTTGTCACCTATGGAGTGGCGCTTGACCCGGTATGCCAAGCCTATGCCGATGCCGTGTGGGCGCTGCCGAGTATGCAGGCATGGATTACAGACGCTCAACAAGAAACAGAAGTCCTGACTCACCCATAAGCAGCACGCAACAGAGATGACTCCTTCGCTAGGATGAGGCAGTGTAGAACCCCAGACAGGGCGTTTCATCTCCAGGGCGGACTAAAATCATAAGCAAATCTGATATTCTTCAGGGATTCTTCGATTGACGACTTATAATTTTGACTGTTACTGTAAAGAAAAAGTTAAAGAAAACATAGACTCCTTCATACTTATGGTTGCCCAACGGGTCACCCGATCTGGGCGCTTGACCTCCATTCAAGGACTCTTCGCAATGCGATCGCTCTCCGGACTCACCCTCTTCTGCGACTTTGACGGCCCCATCATCGACGTTTCCGACCGCTACTACGAAACGTATCTCCTGGGTCTGTCAGATGTGCAAACCCTGTATCAAACTCGCGGCATTACGGTGCCTGTGCATCGCCTCAGCAAGGCCCAGTTCTGGGACATGAAGCAAAACCGCGTGCCCGATGTAGAAATTGCCCTGCGATCGGGGCTGTGGGGCGACCAGATCGAGGTGTTCCTCAAGCGCGTGGTGGAAATTGTGAACCGTCCCGACCTGCTGCAAAAAGACACCCTCCAGCCAGGGGCGCGGTGGGCACTGTCGCTGCTGCGGGCACAGGGGGCGCGGCTGGTGTTGGTGACGCTGCGCTGCCGCGACCAGGCAACGCAAGTTTTGAAAAGCCACGGCCTGCTTGACCTGTTCAACGGCATTTGGGGAATGCAGGATACGGGCGCGGCCTACGCAAACCAGGCAGAACACAAGACGGGGCTATTGGCAGAGGCGATCGCCACGATGGGCAGCGGCTCCACGGCTTGGATGGTGGGCGACACCGAAGCAGACGTGATCGCCGGACAAGCTGCGGGCATTGCCACAATCGCCCTCACCTGCGGCATTCGCAGTCAGTCCTACCTGAAAAAGTTTGAACCCACCCGTCTGCACAGCGACCTGCTTTCTGCGGTTCACTACCTGGTCTATCAGAGCGAAAACTGCTCGATGTCGGTCGCCTAGAGCATTGGAGCAGACCTTCGCGGGCAGTCCTTCATGGGCCTTCACGGGTAGTTCCTCACGGGCGATCCCTCCACAGGGAACTTCAGGCACAGCATTGGGGCAGAATTTCGCTAGGATCGACTTGGCTGCGTATCTTTACCTAACGAACCATGTCTCTCGACAATCTGCGCGATCTCTACCAGCAGGTCATCCTGGAGCGCTACAAAAAGCCACGCTATAAGGGCAAAACCGACCCTATTGACCGCTACCAGAAGGGGCACAATCCGTCTTGCGGCGATACGATCGAACTCACGCTCCACCTAGAGGACGATCCGCAGGGTGATCCTTCGGTGAAGCGCATTTCAGACGTGAAATTTGAAGGGGAAGGCTGCGCGATTTCCATGGCCTCGGCCGATCTGATGGCCGAAGCACTGCGCGGCAAGACCACAGACGAAGCGCTGGAGATGGTGCAAAAGTTTCAAGCCATGATGCGCGGCGAGGCCGAGTTTCCCGCCGATCTCCGCAAGCTCAACGTCATGCAGGGCGTTGCCCAATTTCCCGTGCGGATCAAGTGCGCGAACCTCTCCTGGCATACGCTAAAAGCCGCACTGGAAGCCGCTCAGAGCGAACAGCCCGAATTTGTCAGCAACGAGGCCGAGGGCTAAGGGAACTGAGGAAGGCACGGCTAATCTTCTAGCGGGCGATCGCCCGCTGGGTGAAGCTGCAAAAGTTTAAGCAAGCCCAGTGGCAGCATAAGCTCGACCACTACTTCTTGCAGTGCAAAACGCAGCTTGATCAGGTGATTTACTCGCTGATTCGGACTCAGGATGCCGACCTGACCAACGAGCTATATTTTCGTCTGCTAGAAGGTGAGCAGTCTTTCGCAGAACTGGCCGCGCAATATTCCCAGGGACCGGAGGCGGCAAAAGGCGGGCTGGTTGGCCCGGTAGAAATCGGCGCTTATTATCCCAGCTTTGCCCATGTCTTGACGACCCACGCACCGGGCGACCTGCTTACGCCGCTGCCGTTAGAAGATTGCGTGGTGATCATTCGCATCGAGCAAAAGATTCCCGCCCGATTTGACGAAGCGACGCAGCAGCGCCTGCTGGATGAACTGTTTGCTGCGTGGATGGATGCAGAACTGCGGGCCAGCTAGATACTCTACCGGATCGCCCTGGGAGCGCTTTTGGAACGGAATGGGAGCGCCTGCTTCGATAGCTTAGAAACAGAGCAGGGGAGATACCCGACTCAACTCAAACTTAAGTAAGCCACACCATATCTTATCACCTTATCAAAGGAAGCGCCATGCTGATCAAACTCTCATACTTTTTGCAAAGCGTGCTACTGACGGGCGCACTGATGACCACGGCGATCGCCCCGCCCAGCCCAAGCCTGACAACCGCAATTCAGATTGCTCAAGATTGCGTGGCATTCGGTGGTACTTATCATACTTTGGCTGCGGGGCACTGGATTTGTTTGTATCCGACTCCCGATCAGACCGGAGCGCTGGGACTGTATTGCAATGTCGTGCAGACGTGCGATCGCCTGATGGAGACTCGCCGCCCAGACCACACCGCCAGCCCGTTGTGGGAACCTATGGTTCCAACTGAACGCATTGATGACGGAACGATGACGGAATAATGACGGAACGATTTCACGATTCATTTTGCCATTCGCTTATCCAACCTGCTGTAGCGAGTGAGAGGCGCTCTGCGGAGTCGCCACCCCTCGGCTCGTTACAACACACCCCTACAAACCTTGAGGATACTTCCATGACGACGCTACAACCAATTGAGCAATCCCGATGCGACTCGCCCGAACTCGACCTGCCCCGATTCGACCCAGCTAAAGCCGAAGCTTTTGCCGAAACCCTGGTGGGCACGCTGAACAGCGGCGCACTGGCGCTGATGATTTCCATCGGACATCGGACTGAACTGTTTGACACTCTGGCAGAACTGCCGCCCGCCACCAGCCAGCAAATTGCTGATGCAGCGGGGCTGAACGAGCGCTATGTGCGGGAGTGGCTGGGCGCAATGGTGACGGGTCGCGTGGTGGACTATGACTCGGTTACTCAGACCTATAGCCTACCTGCGGAACACGCTGCATTTCTGACGCGGGCCGCCGGATCAGACAATATTGCCGTTTTCGCGCAATATATTCCCCTGCTGGGCGCTGTTGAGGATGCGGTGCTGGAATGCTTCTATAAAGGCGGCGGCGTTCCCTATTCTGCTTACAAGCGCTTTCATGCCGTCATGGCCGAAGACAGCGCACAGAGCGTAGTGTCGGCGCTGTTTGACCATGTGCTGCCGCTGGTGCCAGGGCTGATGGAGGATCTGGAGCGCGGCATCGACGTGCTGGATGTGGGCTGTGGCAGCGGTCGCGCTCTGATCCGCATGGCGCAGGCATATCCCAATAGCCGCTTTACTGGATATGACTTTTCTCCGGAGGCGATCGCCATTGCGAATGCAGCCGCACAGCGATATCTCCTGTCAAACATCCAGTTTCAAGTACAGGATGCGGCACAGATCGATGAGAGCGATCGCTACGATCTGATTACCACCTTTGATGCAATTCATGATCAGGCGCACCCCGACCGGGTTCTCCACAATATTCACCGTGCGCTTCGTTCGACGGGCACGTACCTGATGCAGGATATTCACGCCGCTACGGACGTGGGTGGGAATCTAGAGCATCCAGTGGGAATACTGCTGTATACCATCTCTTGCCTACACTGCATGTCCGTTTCTCTTG
The Thermoleptolyngbya sichuanensis A183 DNA segment above includes these coding regions:
- a CDS encoding divergent PAP2 family protein, coding for MQDFGQVFQNVVLWVAVAACLIAQVLKLIVELARNGKVSFRTVVNTGGMPSAHSAFVTALACGVGQSSGWESPEFAVAVVFAIIVMYDAAGVRQAAGKQARVLNKIVGEFFEDAEFHEERLKELLGHTPVQVIAGCALGVVVSWLAAKAY
- the crtE gene encoding geranylgeranyl diphosphate synthase CrtE → MVATQVFDLSGYLAERQAIVEAALDQSLPVVYPETIYESMRYSLMAGGKRLRPILCLATCEMLGGTVEMALPTACALEMIHTMSLIHDDLPAMDNDDYRRGKLTNHKVYGEDIAILAGDGLLTYAFEYIAARTTGVPSDRTLQVIVHLSRAVGAAGLVGGQVVDLESEGKPDVTLETLTWIHRHKTGALLEASVVCGAILAGASAEDQQRLSRYSQDIGLAFQIVDDVLDLTATPEELGKSVGKDLQAQKATYPSFWDIEESKRQAAQLIASAKAELSPYGTRAQPLLAIADYITARTH
- a CDS encoding NAD-dependent succinate-semialdehyde dehydrogenase — its product is MGIATVNPATGETLQTFDALTDGAIARAIDAAQHMFESYRHTPLAQRAQWLYAAAEILEQEKAEFGKLMTLEMGKPIGPSVAEVEKSAWVCRFYAENAEKFLAPVPIETDASRSYVMYQPLGIVLAVMPWNFPFWQVFRFAAPALMAGNVGLLKHASNVPQSALAIQDILERGGFPKGAFQTLLIGADKVAQIVADDRIKAATLTGSEPAGASLASTAGKSLKKTVLELGGSDPFVVMASADLDLAVSTAVTARMINNGQSCIAAKRFIVQEAIADAFLNALVEKYKALKIGNPLLPETQIGPLATPAILHEVHHQVEACIEAGGRVLIGGDPDDVPTKADAKLSQGNFYPPTIIVDVPPDAPIAQEEIFGPVATVFRVPDLEAAIRLANSTPFGLGASAWTQIPEEGDRLIAELEAGSVFLNGMVKSDPRLPFGGIKRSGYGRELGREGILEFVNVKTVWVK
- a CDS encoding LysR family transcriptional regulator, producing the protein MIHATLHQLKVFEATARHGSFTRAAEELFLTQPTVSMQVKQLTKAIGLPLFEQVGKRLFLTDAGRELFSTCQEIFGKLEQLEMSIADLKGMKQGRLRLAVITTAKYFLPRLLGPFCQKYPGVDISLTVTNHERVIERLGNNQDDLYVMSQLPENLDIVAHPFLDNPLVVIGPKTHPLAKEKNISLERLAEETFIMREPGSGTRRAFQKLLDDHDLSVRVRLELGSNEAIKQAIAGGLGLAVLSSHTIAHDGSMGELMAFDVEGFPIPRKWYVVHLSGKQLSVVASTFLDYLQVAAAQMEETGVIPTLV
- a CDS encoding acetolactate synthase large subunit, which translates into the protein MTSLNTAELLVKCLENEGVEYIFGLPGEENLHVLEALKHSSIRFITTRHEQGAAFMADVYGRLTGKAGVCLSTLGPGATNLMTGVADANLDRAPLVAITGQVGTDRMHIESHQYLDLVAMFSPVTKWNAQIVRPSITPEIVRKAFKIAQSEKPGAVHIDLPENIAAMTVEGTPLRKEAIEKVYASFNSIERAAAAISQAQNPIILVGNGAIRSYASDAVTHFARSLNIPVANTFMGKGVIPYTDRLALWTVGLQQRDFISCGFDNTDLVIAIGYDLIEYSPKRWNPTGEIPIIHINATPAEIDSSYIPLAEVIGDISDSLEEILRRSDRQDKPEPYAIHLRKDILADYEEHAKDDSFPVKPQKLIYDLRTVMGPEDIVISDVGAHKMWMARHYHCDRPNTCIISNGFAAMGIAIPGAIAAKLVAPNRKVVAVTGDGGFMMNNQELETALRIGTPFVTIIFNDGGYGLIEWKQHNHFGESAFIKFTNPDFVKLAESMGLKGYRISATTDFIPTLKEALAQDVPAIIDCPIDYSENLRFSQRAGDLTCAI
- a CDS encoding glutathione S-transferase family protein; translated protein: MLPLTLIIGNKNYSSWSLRPWLAMHQMAVPFTEIRLPLDTPEFHAQIERYSPSRRVPALRQGDWVIWESLAICEYVAELFPDRPWYPADPQVRAIARAVSHEMHAGFAKLRTHMPMDVRSRYPGKGRAPGVQADIDRITSLWRECRSTYGSGGEFPFGGFGIADAMYAPVVSRFVTYGVALDPVCQAYADAVWALPSMQAWITDAQQETEVLTHP
- the folD gene encoding bifunctional methylenetetrahydrofolate dehydrogenase/methenyltetrahydrofolate cyclohydrolase FolD, with protein sequence MADILDGKALAQTLQTDLAQQIAKIKAAGGRSPGLAVLMVGDNPASAAYVRNKERACEKLGMVSLGKHFPANTTQAELSQVIDELNHDDRVDGILVQLPLPDHLDSVALLNQIHPDKDADGLHPMNLGRLVRGEVGLQSCTPAGVMKLLEEYHIDPRGKHAVVIGRSILVGKPLGLMLLAQDATVTMAHSRTPDLPAVARSADILVAAVGRPNLITADMVKPGAVVIDVGINRITDDGGGRLVGDVDFASVKDVASWITPVPGGVGPMTVTMLMANTVWSYLRRVAG